The Dehalococcoidales bacterium genomic sequence GCATGAACTCTCAGGGTGTGATGCATTCCCCGGCAGTAGGCAGGATTATGGCGGAATACATCCTGAAGATAAACAAGGACCCGGCTATTTCAATGCTGCGCCTGAGCCGTTTCATTGACGGAGACCTGCAAAAGGAATGACTTATTCCAGGCCGTTACTACGCTGATGACCATCTCCGAACATCAAAAAGCCGGAGTCATCCGCAAAATGAAAAATTACCAATTATGAAAGGATATCGACCCAATGCCACGCTTAGAAATCGACCTGCCCGCTCAATTTGCTTTCTCAACGGACATCCCCATACGCATCAGTGATATCAACCGCGGCCGGCACCTCGGCCACACCGCCGTCCTCGTCATCATGGAGGAGGCCCGCGTCCGCTTCCTGAATAGCCTGGGTTATGCTGAGCGGGATACTAACGGAGTTGGACATATCATCGCCGACGCAGGGATTATCTACAAGAAACAGGGATATTACGGGCAGACGCTGAAGGTAGAGATCGCCGTTACTGACTTCACCAGCCGGGGTTGTGACCTGATATATAAGATCTCAGATACGGATTCGGGAGCAGAAATCGCCAGGGCAAAGACAGGCATGCTCTTCTATGATTACCAGCAGCAGAAAACGGTGCCGGTGCCTCCGGATTTTAAGGGAAGGTTCGCCAGCTAAGAGAGCTTACGGTGGGGCGGTACCGGACTTGAACCTCTATCCGACCTGTGGTAATCACACTGACCGGCTGAGCTAACCGCACTACTAAAGCAAAACCCGCTCACCCAGGTGAGCTTGACATGCTCAAACAGTTAATTATAGAATATCACATATTTTTTCAGACCTGCTGACATTCCAACAACGGTTGTCCCCGTCAGCAACGGTTTCAGATAAACCGGGATAAGAAGAGGAGGAAGACATGCCAAGAAAGTTTATCTGGTTGGTGGTGAGCTGCATGATGGTAATATCACTGCTGCTGGCGTCCTGCGCTCCAACGGCCCCCACAACTCCCACCACCCCAACAACACCAACAACCCCAACTACCCCCACCACACCCACCACGCCCACCACACCCACCACGCCGGTAACCCCCGGAGCCGAGATGGTGCAGGACTCGCTGGGCAGGATGGTAGAGAAACCGCAGTACGGCGGAGTATTCACCTATGCCTGGGCGACGACGCTACGTGGTTATGACCCAGTCACCGTTAGCCGGTCACCCAACTGGCCACTCTCTCTCACCAACGACGAACTGGTGAAATCGGACTGGCTTAAGGGACCGGCCGGAAACGGCATGGTGGAATATATCGTCCCCGGTGTAAGGTTGTACGAGACCTGGGTAGGCTCCATCGCTGAGAGCTGGGAGATACCGGATAATGAGACCGTCATATGGCACATCCGCAAGGGGATTCACTGGCACGATAATCCAAACATCAGGGAAGCCAGTGCACTGGTCGGCGGCCGGGAACTAACCGCCGATGACGTGGTGTTCTCCATCAAGCGGAAATACAACATGATACCCGAATATTCCAACCCCAAGTACTATTTCGGGTCAAGAATGACCGCCGAGGAACACCCCATCTCGGTGACCGCCACCGATAAATGGACAGTTGTTGTCAAGGGGCATCCGGACTATCAGAGCGCCTTAACCGAAGCGAGCGCCGACTTTATGGCGATAACAGGCCCCATGGAGATAGTGGAAGAATACGGTGCCACGGCTCTGGCTGACTGGCGAAATCATATCGGCACCGGACCATTCATGTGGCAGGACATCGTCCCCGATAGTGCTTATACTTTCGTCAGGAATCCTAACTACTGGTACCATGACCCCCTGCACCCACAGAACCAGTTACCATACGTGGATAGCCTCAAGTTTCTAATAATACGTGACGATTCTACTCGTATGGCAGCCTTCCGCACCGGAAAGCTTGACCACCTTGGTGGCGGCCGGGATGCCGTTACCTGGGAAGGTAGAGACGACATCCTGAAAACAAACCCCGACGTAATGGTGAAAGCCTTCGTTCCATACGATTCGGAGAGCCTGTGGCCCAGAGTTGACAAGCCAGAGAAACCCTGGTATGACGTGAGGGTCCGGCAGGCATTGTGGATGGCGATTGACAACCAGGGAATAGTCGACGATTACTATAACGGCAATGCTCTGCTGTTAACCAACCCGATAATGCCAGTACCGGGATGGATGGACATGTACACGCCGGTAGAAGAATTGCCCGAGAATGTAAGGAAACTCTTTGAATACCGCCCTGATGAGGCGAAGCAGCTCCTGACTGAGGCCGGCTATCCCAATGGTTTCACTATGGAGGTGATTACCGAAACAAGTTACGTTGACAATCTGTCAGTCATCAAAGACTATCTATCCAAAATTGGGGTTGAACTAGATATCCAGGTGAAAGAGACCAGCGTCTTCCGATCTATCTCTAACGGCAGAACCAATGAAGATGCCCTCTACACCAGCAATCCCAACCGGACGCCTTTTGCCTTCCAGGAGTTCCATCCACCGGACATCTCGGTTAACCACTCCGTTATCGACGACCCGCATGCCAACGAGTTACGCCCGATATTAAAGAAAGACTACCTTTTTAATGAACCTAAGGTACGCGAACTGTACAAACCCTTCGCGGTTTACGCTATTGAGCAGGCCTGGACGCTGGACTTTCCGACACCATACCTCTACTCCATCTGGCACCCATGGATAAAGGGATACAATGGCGAGCAGGTACCGGGTTACACCAACGACTACGTTTTTACTCACTACATCTGGATTGACCGGGCACTGAAGAGTCAAATGGGATATTAGTCTCAATATCCCGGCAGGCACGGTAAGGGGGGCTGGAGGTCAAACCTCCAGCCCCCTTGATGCTTCTCAAGGCACATCCGCCTCTTTCAACTTCATGGAAATAAGAGCCACGATAACCAGAAGTTTCCACTGCATTATTATCCCGGCTATAAAACCTGTTTTTTTGCTCAGCGGATATGGCCAGAGGTAAGGTAAACGTAAAGCGTTCCCCTGCCCGTAGTCGCTCTCCAATGAGGGGGCCGGGGGGATTGGTCTCCACTTTATAGCCTGTTTATAGTCATACCGAAGATTCAATTCTACATGTCTCCCCGGTTACCTTCGACTCAACGTCAGCAGTATCTTTATTTGCCTGATGAGATACTAGTAACCATCTCCATCATCGGGGACATCGGAGTCGCCGTCAGCGGTGACAATGAGACTAC encodes the following:
- a CDS encoding thioesterase family protein → MPRLEIDLPAQFAFSTDIPIRISDINRGRHLGHTAVLVIMEEARVRFLNSLGYAERDTNGVGHIIADAGIIYKKQGYYGQTLKVEIAVTDFTSRGCDLIYKISDTDSGAEIARAKTGMLFYDYQQQKTVPVPPDFKGRFAS
- a CDS encoding ABC transporter substrate-binding protein, which translates into the protein MPRKFIWLVVSCMMVISLLLASCAPTAPTTPTTPTTPTTPTTPTTPTTPTTPTTPVTPGAEMVQDSLGRMVEKPQYGGVFTYAWATTLRGYDPVTVSRSPNWPLSLTNDELVKSDWLKGPAGNGMVEYIVPGVRLYETWVGSIAESWEIPDNETVIWHIRKGIHWHDNPNIREASALVGGRELTADDVVFSIKRKYNMIPEYSNPKYYFGSRMTAEEHPISVTATDKWTVVVKGHPDYQSALTEASADFMAITGPMEIVEEYGATALADWRNHIGTGPFMWQDIVPDSAYTFVRNPNYWYHDPLHPQNQLPYVDSLKFLIIRDDSTRMAAFRTGKLDHLGGGRDAVTWEGRDDILKTNPDVMVKAFVPYDSESLWPRVDKPEKPWYDVRVRQALWMAIDNQGIVDDYYNGNALLLTNPIMPVPGWMDMYTPVEELPENVRKLFEYRPDEAKQLLTEAGYPNGFTMEVITETSYVDNLSVIKDYLSKIGVELDIQVKETSVFRSISNGRTNEDALYTSNPNRTPFAFQEFHPPDISVNHSVIDDPHANELRPILKKDYLFNEPKVRELYKPFAVYAIEQAWTLDFPTPYLYSIWHPWIKGYNGEQVPGYTNDYVFTHYIWIDRALKSQMGY